One Thermosipho africanus Ob7 DNA segment encodes these proteins:
- a CDS encoding DUF4382 domain-containing protein, with protein sequence MRKVLVISSLFIILFAFFGCLNLFEKTTTVSLLLTDRPVSDIDKLTVDISSFTYHYSVGDEEGQWATPTNVATTIDILSLAGTEVSWFNIELPENASLTQLRLTIEEATVTVGGEEYPVEVKNKDVKVIKSALNILSGGELVLDFDLARSLHQKGSSNVYILNPVLKPTFRRGKLYFINGEVLEFGNPLKLSIVALMPTDESTVLRITMTNKYGEFNLGKWKDGEYLIKVYKNVELPDETGDLDLLSLTEDASEIVTVSGEDVFRTINVK encoded by the coding sequence ATGAGAAAAGTATTAGTTATTTCAAGTTTATTTATTATTTTATTTGCATTTTTTGGTTGTTTAAACTTATTTGAAAAGACTACAACGGTTTCGTTGCTTTTAACAGATAGACCAGTTTCAGATATTGATAAATTAACAGTTGATATTTCTTCCTTTACATATCATTACTCAGTAGGTGATGAGGAAGGGCAATGGGCAACACCTACTAATGTTGCAACTACTATAGATATATTAAGTCTTGCTGGAACAGAAGTTTCATGGTTTAATATTGAACTTCCTGAAAATGCGTCATTAACTCAGTTAAGACTAACAATTGAAGAAGCTACTGTAACAGTTGGAGGAGAAGAATACCCTGTAGAAGTTAAAAATAAAGATGTTAAAGTAATTAAATCTGCATTAAACATTCTAAGTGGTGGGGAATTAGTACTTGATTTTGATTTAGCACGTTCTCTACATCAGAAAGGATCATCAAATGTATATATTTTAAATCCAGTGTTAAAACCAACATTTAGAAGAGGAAAGTTGTATTTTATAAATGGTGAAGTTCTTGAATTCGGAAATCCTTTAAAATTGTCTATAGTAGCTTTAATGCCTACTGATGAATCAACTGTATTAAGAATTACGATGACTAACAAGTATGGAGAATTTAATCTTGGAAAGTGGAAAGATGGTGAATATCTAATAAAAGTGTATAAGAATGTAGAATTACCAGACGAAACTGGAGATTTGGATTTGTTGTCGCTTACTGAAGATGCTTCTGAAATTGTAACTGTAAGTGGAGAAGATGTGTTCAGAACCATAAATGTCAAATAA